The Pseudomonadota bacterium nucleotide sequence GAGGAGCTCATAGACCTCATCTGCCCTTTTTTTATCCTCCCTTAAGAGCCTCAGGTATACGTAAGGCCCATCTGCATGGTTGTCTACGGTGAGCACTTCGATGGGCTGCCCCTTATCAAAAAATGCTTTTGTCCTGTCCATAATGTAATCCACGGCCTTTCGTGTTTCTCCATGGGTCAAGTCCTCATCAATTAGCTCTGAACCCCTTCCTGCATATACAAGGTGATATAAACAGACCCTCTCGATACCTTCTTTTTCGACCAAGTCAAAAATTTTGGGGATCTCTTTATAGTTCCTATTGTTTATTGTAAATCTTAAACCAACCTTTATTTTAGCCTTCTTTGCCCGCCTGATGCCGGAAAGCGCCTTTTCATACGCACCATTCATGCCCCTGAAGGCGTCATTGACATCGCCAATACCATCAAGGCTCACACCGATATATGAGAGGGAGAAATCTGAGAAAATCCGTGCCTTCTTCTCTGTTATAAGCGTGCCATTCGTTGAGATAACAGCCCTCAAACCTTTTTTAACTGCATAGTCGATAAGCTCCGGCAAATCTGCACGAAGCAGCGGCTCTCCTC carries:
- the ahbC gene encoding 12,18-didecarboxysiroheme deacetylase; this translates as EASDPLRYGRDSKQLPSHLLQFSKDKKPVVVWNMTKRCNLKCVHCYAFAEGEGYKGKELSTEEGKRLIDDLTDFGVPVILFSGGEPLLRADLPELIDYAVKKGLRAVISTNGTLITEKKARIFSDFSLSYIGVSLDGIGDVNDAFRGMNGAYEKALSGIRRAKKAKIKVGLRFTINNRNYKEIPKIFDLVEKEGIERVCLYHLVYAGRGSELIDEDLTHGETRKAVDYIMDRTKAFFDKGQPIEVLTVDNHADGPYVYLRLLREDKKRADEVYELLMMNEGNASGVGIACVDEEGNVHADQFWRHYSFGNVRERPFSTIWMDLDDKLMAKLKKKKKYVKGRCTICRWLDICGGNFRVRAEAKTGDVWAEDPQCYLTEKEIAGS